In Rhinoraja longicauda isolate Sanriku21f chromosome 12, sRhiLon1.1, whole genome shotgun sequence, the DNA window cccattcaatgccaatgtatctaatatccctgaagcagcagaagaagagttcatcgacttaaaaaacaattttgaagctaaatcatggtttggtgaattgcaactacaagaattttgggcaaaaagtttccaaaaattcccagtaatatcagaaatcgcgataaggaatttattgcccttcccaacaacttacttatgtgaagcagcattctcccaacttctcatccttaaaaacaaataccgaaataaattaaatctggaagacgacttgaggtgtgccatatcgacaacggagcccaggatagaattgctagctaaaaaactgcaataccagccgtctcattaaagtcagttcataaacatattttacataacggtggaaatttgtgtgttcgaacaattttgaattgatttgcaattaattaatgtttgtaggagctttggaattttttatgaataaataatctataattcaataatcgcaatatatggcagtttgttgtacaaaaaccgaatgtatatataagatattttaagggttggggtcgcttcatgattgcttgttctaaaatgggtcgctatatttgaaaggttgggaaccactgataTAGATGATGCACACAACAGCCCTATTGTACAAAAGTGCTGAATTTCTTGGATGTTGTTATAATAAAACTGTAATAATCAGGCTCACTTGGACCTTGCTGATGCCAGACAGGTAGATCTTCCAGACTATTGCATATTTTTCTGATTAATAActccaaaatgtttttttaaattcatagttatagagtcagacagtgcaaaaacagacccttcagtctaactcgtccatgatgaccaagatgcccatctatccTAGTCCCATTGCCCCGGTTTAGCTcatactcctctaaacctttcctatccttttacctgtccaaatatcccctgaatgttgttattatacctgccttaactacttcatcTAACACCTTATTCTATATATgttccactctctgtgtggaaaatgttgcccctcaggttcttatttaaTCTTTTAATTAGGAAATGGAAAGGATCTATTAATAATTTGTGAAATAAACTCTTAAAGAAGctacaatttttttttgcatgcacGATATTTAAATTCAAGTTAATCATCTTACCTTCTCTCTCTGTTTCATTTTCATCCTTTCTTCAATAGTGGTTATATAATTTACAGCCACATATTCAATTATAGAGAGGAAAACAAAGAGAAAGCTGACCCAGAGGTAGATATCCACAGCTTTAACATAGGATACTCGAGGCATAGATGCGTTCACTCCAGTTATAATTGTCGTCATTGTTAGAATAATTGTAATTCCTTACAATGAAAAAGAAAATACAAAGATGATTGATGGCACCAAGCTGACAATAATGAAAAGAACTTAGATCTAAACTCTAAGTGCCCTGTTACCTCTTTTTAAAAATAGTAATTCCATCATTTTTTTTCTCCTATTGCGGTCTTGCTAAATAGTCTATTCCTCCCTACTTTCCCTCGCTCTCTAAATAGTGCAATTACAAGTGGCTCTTTTTAATCTGTATGAACCATTCTGGAATTCAGGGAAAAACTTGGAAGATGATAGCAATTGCATCTATTATCTCCAACGCCACTTTCTTCACATCCAGGCAAACTATTGCCCTTTAGGCCCATTAACCTCCCCAATGCTGTTTTGTTTTCAAATGCTCCTCATTCACTCTCGATCTCCAGGTTTACCACAACTTTCAGGAAGTTTAGGGTGTCATTTTCcatgaaatctatatactaaaactctcatttgtttgtttgtttgttcctgaaccacagccaaaatggtacactatagcgcgataattttaggcccaccttactcaccatcatccctttggtgctaatggaagcagtttcattgaaatcggtgttatattttttaagttattcacattttaaagtttaaatctatctaggaaaggaggatatggggggtagaggggggtggagtggagtgggggggtgggaaggggaagaggggaggggggatggagggaccggggaggggaggggagtgggggaaggggaagaggggaggggaggggggatggagggaccggggaggggaggggagtgggggggggagggtgggagggggagaggagagggtgctgcatcaatgcaggagaggtttgggcccaacggatccacttgatctagtaagaTACTAAATATTTCTCTgtcatttccttattccccaatACAATTTCTCTTGTTTGAGTTTGTGAGGGACCCATATCAACTTTTGCTTTTTTAAACATATCAATGGAAGCTCTTGCAGTTTATTTATATGTTTCTTATTTGATTAGCTTCGCACTTtacctccccttctctttccttgTTAATGCCTTGGTCCATCCTTGTTGAATTCTGAAATGTTCCCAGTTCACAGGCTTAATCCTTTCTTTAACAACATTTTACCTTGACCTACAAGCTTCTTTAGCTTTGATTCATGGCTGGACAACTTTTCATGATCTTTTTGCCTTAAATGGGAGGACTTTAGCTTTTGCATTAATTATTTGAAAGTTATTGCTTGTTTACCATCATATCTTATGATATGAATAAGATAAGATCACTTTCAATTTTTTCAATATAACTCCATAATTGTGTTCCAGAAAGAACTATGAACTACCAGATCATCAAATCAACCCCCTGCATGATTACACAATACCAGATCCAAACTATCTTGTCTCCATGTTGGCTTCTCTATTTCCACCATAGGATAATTTCTCCTTTTATATTCCAGGAGTTCATACCACACATTATTACTGCTCATTTGGTTTGTCCAATCTACATATCgtttacagacacaaagtgctggagtaactcagtgggtcaggcagcttctctggagaaaaaggttggatGATGTTTTAGGatagagcccttcttcagactgaaaatagaggatgggggagagaaggaacctttttcctacctccagttcccccctctactttcagtctgaagaataaatccgatctgaaacatcacccattctttttctccagagatgctgcctgacctgctgagttactcctgcactttgtgtctagcttcagtataaaccagcatctgcagttccttcctatacatgttgCTTATAGTCCACTATTGTTGCATGTGCCTCTAATTTCCTGATTTACCGACTGCAAATGCTACCAATATTTTTTGCCTCTTGCAGTTTCTCAGTTCCATTCAAAGTGATCCTGCTTTTTCTGACctttatatctttttttaaagaatgttctttttttccccattttccCAGCTCTGACTTTGATTGGAGATATACTCTGATACTTGTTATGCagtcccttcctcaaattatcatACCATTTGCTATCTTGAACTATGGCTTTGGCCCTTTCACTTTAACTTCCCATCTCAATAACACCCACACATCCTTTCCATTGTTTGGTTTTAAAGTCTCAGCTGTAAAAAGAAATGCTGATCCCAAATTCAACTCCAATATAACCTATCCCCATAAAAGAGCTTACttccttccttcttcccctgtaCAGTTGCCTTTGCCCATGAACTGACGGCCATTCCTCTCATAACAATCATTGGGTCAAGCATTCAATTTTTTATTCTCATTTAATTCCATTACCAAACCTATGCATATTTCAGGATCTCTACCTAAGCCTTACCTCCAACTGATTTTGTATATTTTCACTTTTGTAATAAACAGGAATAGGAAGTAAAATAGGAATTGCTAATTTGTTCTTCCTAATATTCTTCAGTTAATTTTGTTTTCATGGCTGCCATCTGTTTGCAGAGGAGATGTTTCTGACCTTGCTGACATTGGCCACATTGATATCCTTTATCTTGATAAACATAAGAAAAATaatggaaacaaaataaattacCCAATGAAACACGTGCTGGGACTGCTCTTCTGTCAATCCAGAAGGAAACCCAAGACAGCATGACCATTAGCATGGTTGGAAAGTAGGTttgtaaaagaaaaaagaaaatgtgCCTCCTTAggatgaaattaataaacaatctgTTGTACCAACCTGAGAAGACAAAGAATTACAAAGAAATTATGGTAGAATTTGCTTCTCGTACACAATCCTTTTTAATATTGAGCCAGAAATGAGTTATGAAACCAGGCTTAAAGGTTTGATTGCTAATAAGAAAATGTAATACCGCAAAATTTTCTGGAACAATTCTATAAAAGATTATATGtgttgttacagttttcagaaagAAATTGTTAAATCTGAATAATTttacttcagcaaaacacaaagcgagtcaggcagcttctgtggagagactggacaggcaacatttcatgtcaggacccttttCCAGAAGAAGGGTCGTCTGAagtaaggtcccgacctgaaacgtcatctatccattccctctacagatgctactgGACTCATTattattccaccactttgtgttttactcaaaattccagcatctgcagttcgttgggtCCCTCTCTGATAATTTTATGTTGATTTTCTTTGTTTATAACTGCAGAAAGAAAACCATAATCAAGGTTTTAATAAGCGGAGGAAAAAATTATTACAAAGAGTTGTGACATTCGTAAGCAGTTTTGTAAATAGGTTAATGATTGTTTTAGCCACAGAGCATTATTAAGGGGATAATAGCTGAATATGTCATTGTCTTGAGTGAAATGACAAATAAGATTCCAAAAGCCTATATTCACGTATCATAGTGAAAAGCCTTTATTATATCAtgaaagagcagcacagtggcatagctgatagagtttctgccttacagtgcgagagttccaggttcaatccagactttggttgctgtctgtgtggagtttgcacgttctccctgtgaccgtgaggatttcctccgggtgctcccctttctccccacattccaaagacgtgcgggtttgtaggttaattggcctctataaatttcccctaatgtgcagggagtggttgagaagatGGGATAACAACATGTGAAttagtgatcaatggttggcttggactcattgggctgaagggcctgtttccataatgtatctTTCAATGAATTCAATCAAACTTTGTTTACAACATAAATGAAAATATAACCTAGAACAGCATATTTTACAGCATGCTATATGTCAAAGACACTAGAAAGTAAGTGCAAAATAGGCCTCCTGGACACTCAAGCCTGCTCTTTCATCCAATTGAGTTGAATCATCGATGATGTCCCGGAACCTCAATCTCCATCTATGTTAATTCCTGATCACTCCAAAAAATATCTACCTCCCCCTTAAATACCTCTGGTGATCTACAACTCTCCATAGCAGTGAATTCCAGTGATTCCCCACCCAGTCCTaccacttttatttatttattttgtgattATCTCCCCTCCTTCGATTCTCccatgtcacagagtcatacagcatggaaacatttgcttgcccatgctgaccaacatgcctcatctacaccagtcccacctgcctgcatttggcccatatccctctaaacctaaactattcacgtacctgtccaaatgtttttttaatttccactATTGGAAATATCTCAACATTTGCCCCCTTGGAATTGAACATGTCATTATATTATTCCAAAGAAAATGGAAACACAaaagactgctgatgctggaatctggagcaaaagataaacaactggaaaaactcagcgtgTCCAGACGCAAATGTATGGTCACCACTTCAGATCAAAACCCTACATTAGTTCTGAGAGTGTGGAGAGAAGTGTATACAGAAGTGAGAGGGGGGAATGAGACAGAAACTAGATGGTAATAGGTGGAACCATAAAGGAAAAAAAAGTTAGATGGAGTAGGTGGGGATaatatattatattgtaactgataacctggcgctgtgaggcaataatTCTACCGCTATCACTGAACCACCCTGCCACTACACCACCCTGTAATGATGGTGGTGATGCAGACTCTGGAGGAATAGTAAATTTGTAATAAAGACGGAAGCTCACCAGTACTGCTGTAAAAGGCAAGTCCACTTGAAGCACGGAATTCTTGTATGAAAAACTGAGCAAGTAAAATATGCTCATCTGTTTTAAATGGTTCATTTTCATTCTTCCAGCGAAGCAGAAGATCCTTTTCATTGTAGGCAtcttcagggaagaaaatgtaCAGCTATGATCAAACCACAATTATACTGGGAATTATAATGGCAATACTTCTGTTCCTTCCTTCAACGCACTGCAATAATAATCAAGGTAACAATATATGGAAGCAAAATACTCGACAGATTACCATTTGTACATAATTAGCAAATTCCTAATCTAATATAAGGGGCATTCATTAGATCttaataaaaagagttcaggataGATATTACATTTTGTCATTTATGACCAGATACAGCCTTCGCAACTCCAACAATCAGTGAACCTGACAAAAACTGACTATTCCAGAATGCGTTTgtgcaataaaaaggaactacagatgctggtttatacataagatagaggcaaaatgctggagtaactcagcgggtcaggcagcatctctggagaaaatggataggtgacgtttcaggtcggaacccttctcagactgatgtTTATGACTGCATTTATGTTCTTGTTTTTAAACCACTATCATAAAACACCATTGCCAATACAAACATAATTAGACAAAGAAAACATTTTGCTTAACGTAAAATAAAATACCCTGTGacaaattttgtttaaaaaagtttaaACCCTTCCTACAACCACATTTAAAAGGAaaaccaaaataaaaatagaattatagTTATATTTGAGAATGCCAGACCCAAGTACAATAATGTACCCTTCTTAGGCCCACAAATTTTATATGTGGGATATTTTGTACGGTCCCTGTATTGTTGAAAAAAATTCAAGCATCCCTACCATCTTGCAGGTTGAATATGGTTAATTCAGTACAAGTAAATCATTAAACTGGGAGTATTCACCATCTTCATGAAGGTCATCCCCTAGTTGTGTGAAGGTTATTCAAGTCCTGGTTTTGTGAGATTCATTATAATTTGCATTGTCAGCTGGTGCATGGCCTTTGTACAACACATCCTGGTCTAGGGAGTGGCAGAATTTGGGTCATGCATGGAAATGCCTGTCCTGTGTCTTAAATTGGTGGCTACATAAAACTAGAACCCCAAACCTCTATTTCAATATGTTGAAGAAATAAAAAAAAGCGTGTCAGAATCAgccaaaataacagatacttacAACTTTCAAGTTCCAATGAGCAGTTCTGAGTATCAAGAGGAAAGTTGCTAAAATCCATTGAACAAAGAGCAGTGACAGTTGTCCTACAGAAAATATCAATGATAATAAATAATGCTTTAATTTCATAAACACTGAAACAATTTGTAAAATAGGCTTGTGGCTATTTGATTGTAAAGTTCAAGATTCATCAATCCTAAAATATCTATCCATTGTCAAATATCTATCCAGTTGTGCCTTCTACTgttaggccccatatctgtggaatGATGTGCTGGCATCGGAaagggtcctgaggaggtttatgagaattatcccagggatgattgggttaatgtatgatgagtatttgacagctctgggcctctactcgctggagtttagaaggatatggggggatgccattgaaacctactgaataaagaaaggcctggatagagtggatgtggagaggatgtttccaccagtgggagggtctaggaccagaggggacaacctcagaataaaatgatgcacctttagaaaggagatgaggaggaattatctttagtcagaagatggtgaatctgttcattcattgccacagacggctgtgaaggctaAGTCTtcgaatatttttaaagcagaaattggcAGGTAAGGGTGACAATGGTTtgcgggagtaggcaggagaatggggttgagagggaaagatagacagccatgattgaatggcggattgattgggccaaatgacctaattttgctcctatgacttatgaacttgtgagtgTCTTTGATGCAATAGAACATAGATTTTCTGTTCTCTTGACATGACAGAATAAACCGATATTCAGGTATTTATGGAAGGAAAACGTATTAAATATCAAATGAAAAATCTGTCCTGAAAAATacaaacatattttaaattaaCAATATGTTACCTTAGACTGTAGAGGATGTGGCCATCTGGATACACCCTTAGCATGATATTCTCCATAGTGGTGTCATGTATGAAGGATCTTTTAGAGTGAACAAAAAATACATCTGGAACCCAAATTTTCTTGACTAATCTTCCATCAAATGTCATACTTCTGTTGTTGGAACTTGGAAAAGCAAGTCTGCCATCTTTCCAGTAATGTCTTAGGTATAAAGTCATCGTAAAGTCCTAAGGATAAGAACCAAATATGGCCATGTGGATTGTGAATCAATAAAGATGGCTGTAAGAAACAAAGGTTATTAATGCTGATGCATAAGCCATTAACTGGGGATGGTGGAGTAGTAAGCAAGAAAACAGCATTATCAATATCTTTAAAAAATACATGAACTCattaaaatcaaatcaaaaataaattacaAAAGAACAGTGAGGTACATTGTGCAGCGAGAAATGCAATTATGCAGAGCTGTGTTATCGCAAATAACTGAATCTTCGCTTACCATATCAACTTCAGAAATGCTGTCAATGCTTTCAATCTGGACATCTATACCAACTGTTACTGCCggtccttaaaaaaaaaaagcaaataagGACAAATGTGTCCaattttaactttatttaattttttcGTTCTTCATGTTTCAAAAGCAACTGTTGTCCtgcagtgtaagaaggaactgcagatgctggtttatactaaagataggtacaaagtgctggagtaactcagcgtgtcaggcagcatctctggagaaaaaggatgggtgacgtttcaggttggaattcTTCTTCActctcaagctggaaagagtgctgagatttacgaggatattaccaggaattgagggcctgaactactgggagaggttgggcagataggacattattcattggagtgcagggggtggatgggtgagcttatagaggtatgtagggggaatagatagggtagatgcacagtcttttacccagagtaggggaatcaagagccagaggtcataggtttaaagtgagaggggaaagatttaatgggaacctgagaggcaactttatcACATGAatggtggtagatatatggaatgaactgagtCTAGAAGCAAGAAAAGATAAAGAAAAGAAGAGAGTTTTCATGTATccagttctccaccccccccccccccccacaatcagaatgaagaaggaccccaacctgaaacgtcacctatccattccattttctccagagatgctgcctgacccactgaattactccagcattttgtgactgccaTTTGAGTCAAGTAGATTTGAGTGCCAAACGATTTTCTTTGTTTAAACCACCTTGCCGATGGCATTATGTACTGTGTTAGTTGCATTTTTAATGTAAACAATTGCTCCTAAATCCAGCTATTTTCATTTCCCATTCTGGGACCCAGAACTGTGCAAAATTGCCATTTAAATTGCCCATTCCTGATATTCCATGAGCCATATAAAAGACAAATTGGTAGTTCTGTTTTACAAAGCCCAAGTAAAATAAAAAATGGAAAGAACCACAATCACTGTCATAAACTGCAGAACAGAATAGGAAGATTATCAGAAAACCTACCTCCAAATCCAGGCCTCATTGCAAAATCATGGTCATCTATTCGAAGGAGTTGTTCAGATTTTGTTAAATGAACTTTGGTTGAATCTGATCTTTTGCTCTCTGATCGACTAAAGGCAAATAAAACAAGATTTTACAACGTTAATTTTAGAGCACAAAACCAACTTACTTtcaaaagctagacacaaaatattggagtaactcagtaggtcaggcaacatctgatgggctgaatggcctaattctgctcctatgtcttatgaacatatgaacttatgaatctctgaagaaaatggataggcaacatttcgggctgagacctttcttcagaaccgaaatccgaaacgtcacctctctattttctccagtgatgctgcctgacccacacagttagttagtccagcattctgtgtctatctttgatataaaccagcatctgcagctcctttttatTACTTTCAAAAGCATTGGATATCAGTAAATGTAAAATCTAATTAAATTAATCTGGTTTTAAAATCATAACAAGGTGTTACAATTTCCAATGGACTTGTAAAGAGAAGGTCAGAATTGTCAGGGTATGTGAATGATGTCAGCAACTGATACTGGCAAGATAGACCCAGAAGATTTAGATAATGCCAATGAAGAAATGACACTGACTAAACTAGAGAGCTAGAGGAATCGATAGGAATAAGAGAAGAATGTACCAGGGTGTACAGATAACTGCCCATGGATTCACTCATTGAAGCCTGATATAATTAATGCTCGAACAaacagtgcaggagtaactcagcgggtcaggcagcatctgtggagggaatggagacagacgatgtttcaggtcaggatccttcttcagacccaaaaagcTCCCGACCCTGAaaggtcgcctgtccattccctccacagattctgcctgacccattgcattcctccagcactttgtgttttgctcaagattccagcatctgcagtttcttgtgtc includes these proteins:
- the LOC144598766 gene encoding gamma-aminobutyric acid receptor subunit rho-3-like isoform X2 gives rise to the protein MRPGFGGPAVTVGIDVQIESIDSISEVDMDFTMTLYLRHYWKDGRLAFPSSNNRSMTFDGRLVKKIWVPDVFFVHSKRSFIHDTTMENIMLRVYPDGHILYSLRTTVTALCSMDFSNFPLDTQNCSLELESYAYNEKDLLLRWKNENEPFKTDEHILLAQFFIQEFRASSGLAFYSSTGWYNRLFINFILRRHIFFFLLQTYFPTMLMVMLSWVSFWIDRRAVPARVSLGITIILTMTTIITGVNASMPRVSYVKAVDIYLWVSFLFVFLSIIEYVAVNYITTIEERMKMKQREKFSDSFRLNQTQIMAFDGCYHDSQLDLSHYGEAHVNVPHTEASEHPTGPNPGGQQLRRRKSVKGNIIEMIITNNHAIDTYSRVLFPSAFILFNFIYWCLFS
- the LOC144598766 gene encoding gamma-aminobutyric acid receptor subunit rho-3-like isoform X1, whose amino-acid sequence is MLLFWELIFLTLLPVAMETGSANHAKRRHQPSAAPEVKQGSRSESKRSDSTKVHLTKSEQLLRIDDHDFAMRPGFGGPAVTVGIDVQIESIDSISEVDMDFTMTLYLRHYWKDGRLAFPSSNNRSMTFDGRLVKKIWVPDVFFVHSKRSFIHDTTMENIMLRVYPDGHILYSLRTTVTALCSMDFSNFPLDTQNCSLELESYAYNEKDLLLRWKNENEPFKTDEHILLAQFFIQEFRASSGLAFYSSTGWYNRLFINFILRRHIFFFLLQTYFPTMLMVMLSWVSFWIDRRAVPARVSLGITIILTMTTIITGVNASMPRVSYVKAVDIYLWVSFLFVFLSIIEYVAVNYITTIEERMKMKQREKFSDSFRLNQTQIMAFDGCYHDSQLDLSHYGEAHVNVPHTEASEHPTGPNPGGQQLRRRKSVKGNIIEMIITNNHAIDTYSRVLFPSAFILFNFIYWCLFS